The proteins below come from a single Eubacterium limosum genomic window:
- the accD gene encoding acetyl-CoA carboxylase, carboxyltransferase subunit beta, whose amino-acid sequence MEQSFKERKNKLTLFKTLRHAIKDKQGRDIPDNVFITCPKCKASTPSESLMHDLYVCPECGYHYKLSARERVRQICDRGSFSAIDKNLVNPDTDAFPGYTEKIDSCQRQTGMSEAVLTGIGKIGGRKTAVAVMDSRFMMASMGSAVGERITRLIELATKKRLPLVIFCASGGARMQEGIISLMQMVKTSAALERFSEAGGFYLSVLTNPTTGGVSASFATLGDILIAEPDSLIGFAGKRVIENTIKEKLPENFQKAEFLLEKGAIDAIVHRSQMKSTIERLLVLHERRG is encoded by the coding sequence ATGGAACAATCGTTTAAGGAAAGAAAAAACAAGCTGACGCTGTTCAAGACACTGCGTCACGCCATCAAGGACAAGCAGGGCCGTGACATACCGGACAACGTGTTTATTACCTGCCCGAAGTGCAAGGCAAGCACTCCCTCCGAATCGCTGATGCACGACCTGTATGTCTGCCCTGAATGCGGCTATCATTACAAGCTCAGCGCCAGAGAGAGAGTGCGCCAGATCTGTGACAGAGGGAGCTTTTCAGCCATTGACAAAAATCTGGTCAACCCGGATACCGACGCTTTTCCAGGCTATACAGAGAAAATTGATTCCTGCCAGCGCCAGACGGGCATGTCTGAGGCAGTGCTGACCGGCATTGGAAAAATTGGCGGCAGAAAGACAGCAGTGGCTGTCATGGACAGCCGATTTATGATGGCCAGCATGGGTAGTGCCGTTGGCGAACGGATCACGCGCCTGATCGAGCTTGCCACTAAAAAGAGACTCCCCCTTGTAATCTTCTGTGCCTCCGGCGGAGCGCGGATGCAGGAAGGAATCATCTCTCTTATGCAGATGGTTAAAACCAGCGCGGCCCTTGAACGTTTTTCAGAAGCCGGCGGTTTTTACCTGAGTGTTCTGACCAATCCGACCACCGGAGGCGTCAGCGCCAGCTTTGCGACGCTCGGAGATATTCTCATCGCTGAGCCGGACAGCCTTATCGGCTTTGCGGGCAAGCGTGTGATTGAGAATACCATCAAGGAAAAGCTTCCAGAGAATTTCCAGAAGGCAGAGTTTTTACTGGAAAAGGGCGCCATTGACGCCATTGTACACCGCAGCCAGATGAAATCAACCATCGAAAGGCTGCTGGTCCTTCATGAGAGGAGAGGCTGA